One genomic window of Bacillus mycoides includes the following:
- a CDS encoding glycoside hydrolase family 3 C-terminal domain-containing protein, whose product MKRDIKKIISQMTLEEKASLCSGLDFWNTKGIERLEIPSIMVTDGPHGLRKQAEGADHLGIYNSIPATCFPSAVGLASTWNKELIKQVGIALGEECQAENVGVLLGPGANIKRSPLCGRNFEYFSEDPYLSAQMATNHVKGVQSQGVGTSLKHFAANNQEHRRMSVDAIVDERTLREIYLASFEDVIKEAQPWTVMSAYNKVNGEYASENNYLLNDILKDEWGFEGFVVSDWGAVNERVASLANGLELEMPSSFGIGEKKIVDAVNCGELSVEKLDQAAERLLDIIFKAYDNQLENAVYSKDTHHQLAREVASESMVMLQNEDAILPLKKEGTVAVIGGFAKQPRFQGGGSSHINPTNLESILEEIETVSGEKTNILFAQGYDISSDDVNESMVNEAKKIAARADTAVLFVGLPDRYESEGFDRKHLQMPENHVQLIEVIAEVQSNIVVVLSNGAPIEMPWIGKVKGILEGYLGGQALGGAIADLLFGDANPSGKLAETFPKVLSDNPSYLNFPGEGDKVEYKEGVFVGYRYYDAKNIEPLFPFGFGLSYTNFEYSNLSINKKEITDTDTVSISVNVKNTGSRAGKEIVQLYIKDVESSMTRPEKELKGFEKVELQPGEEKTVSFTLNKRSFAYYNVELKDWHVETGEFEILVGKSSKEIVLHDSMYVQSTTIIQKPVHRNTLLGDIFTDPILAPIAKGLMEKALKDSPFGSMTEGDSDASEMMDAMLNYMPLRALVNFSAGAFTEEMLSEIIGLLNDAQMN is encoded by the coding sequence ATGAAAAGAGATATTAAGAAAATCATTTCACAAATGACATTAGAAGAAAAGGCAAGTCTATGTTCTGGATTAGACTTTTGGAATACAAAAGGGATTGAGCGATTAGAAATTCCTTCAATTATGGTAACTGATGGACCACACGGGCTTAGAAAACAGGCAGAGGGAGCAGATCACTTAGGGATTTATAACAGTATTCCAGCGACTTGTTTCCCTTCAGCAGTAGGATTAGCGAGTACATGGAATAAAGAATTAATAAAACAAGTAGGAATTGCATTAGGAGAAGAATGTCAGGCTGAAAATGTAGGAGTTCTCCTTGGGCCAGGTGCAAATATAAAACGTTCGCCACTTTGCGGAAGAAACTTTGAGTACTTTTCAGAGGACCCATATTTATCAGCACAAATGGCTACAAACCATGTTAAAGGCGTACAAAGTCAAGGGGTTGGAACGTCATTAAAACATTTCGCTGCTAATAATCAGGAGCATCGCAGAATGTCTGTAGATGCAATTGTCGATGAAAGAACATTGCGTGAAATTTATCTTGCTAGCTTTGAAGATGTCATTAAGGAAGCACAGCCTTGGACAGTAATGAGCGCTTACAACAAGGTAAATGGCGAATACGCTTCGGAAAATAACTATTTATTAAATGATATTTTAAAAGATGAATGGGGATTTGAAGGTTTTGTCGTTTCTGATTGGGGTGCGGTAAATGAGCGTGTTGCAAGTTTAGCGAACGGCTTGGAGTTAGAAATGCCTTCAAGCTTTGGAATTGGTGAGAAGAAAATTGTTGATGCAGTTAACTGTGGTGAGCTATCTGTAGAAAAACTTGATCAAGCAGCAGAGCGTCTTCTTGACATTATTTTTAAAGCTTATGATAACCAATTAGAAAACGCTGTGTATAGTAAGGATACGCATCATCAGCTTGCAAGAGAAGTTGCAAGTGAAAGTATGGTTATGTTACAAAATGAAGATGCAATTCTTCCGCTGAAAAAAGAGGGAACGGTAGCAGTAATTGGAGGATTTGCAAAGCAACCACGTTTTCAAGGCGGCGGAAGCTCTCATATTAATCCAACAAATCTTGAAAGTATTCTTGAAGAAATTGAAACTGTATCAGGTGAAAAAACGAACATATTATTTGCCCAAGGCTATGACATTTCCAGTGATGATGTAAATGAAAGCATGGTTAATGAAGCGAAAAAAATAGCAGCGCGAGCAGATACAGCGGTCCTTTTCGTTGGACTTCCAGATCGTTATGAATCTGAAGGCTTTGATCGAAAACATTTACAGATGCCAGAAAATCACGTGCAATTAATTGAGGTTATTGCTGAAGTTCAAAGTAATATCGTTGTAGTTTTAAGTAACGGTGCTCCAATTGAAATGCCATGGATAGGTAAAGTAAAAGGAATACTTGAAGGCTATTTAGGTGGACAAGCATTAGGCGGAGCGATTGCTGATTTATTATTTGGTGATGCGAATCCAAGCGGGAAATTAGCGGAAACATTCCCCAAAGTGTTAAGCGATAATCCTTCTTACTTAAACTTCCCTGGTGAAGGTGACAAAGTAGAATACAAAGAAGGTGTGTTCGTCGGATACCGTTATTACGATGCGAAAAATATTGAACCGTTGTTCCCATTTGGTTTTGGTTTAAGCTATACAAATTTTGAGTATAGTAATCTTTCAATAAATAAGAAAGAGATAACGGATACGGACACTGTTTCTATCAGTGTGAACGTGAAAAATACTGGTAGTAGAGCAGGGAAAGAAATTGTTCAGCTTTATATAAAAGATGTTGAAAGCAGTATGACTCGTCCTGAAAAAGAGCTAAAAGGATTTGAAAAAGTAGAATTGCAGCCGGGAGAAGAAAAAACGGTTAGCTTTACTTTAAATAAAAGATCATTTGCTTATTATAATGTTGAATTAAAGGACTGGCATGTTGAAACAGGTGAATTTGAAATTTTAGTAGGAAAGTCTTCAAAAGAGATCGTTTTACATGATAGCATGTATGTTCAATCAACGACTATAATTCAAAAACCAGTGCATCGTAATACGTTACTTGGGGACATATTTACGGATCCAATTTTAGCACCAATAGCAAAAGGGCTTATGGAAAAAGCATTAAAAGACAGTCCGTTTGGTAGTATGACTGAAGGGGATAGTGATGCCTCTGAAATGATGGATGCTATGCTGAACTATATGCCATTACGAGCATTAGTGAACTTTAGCGCAGGTGCTTTTACAGAAGAAATGTTGAGTGAAATAATTGGGCTATTGAACGATGCGCAGATGAATTAA
- a CDS encoding helix-turn-helix domain-containing protein: protein MSCSKLEDLYYICKLIFDVHKTPIYFLNNKGDLVFEISSNIQHNPMYSSKEAILNELFKEQPPFTFPSLEETAFLENFFAINLRLNDQISGNIIVGPVLYSRLSETSIKGIVNDLQLKIDKEEMIRYYRSLPVLNNLSFLNISLVLYYMLYQKQLNIADVLQKNMLVKKVEFKIEQPEIHISEQRQSTLTHIDPLAERKIFECIKQGKKEDLIKNLRRLPESGELGVLSKTSHLRSQKNSAIAAITLATRSAIEGGLFPEIAYTLSDLFIQKLEEIHKNEAISPFLENALLEFAERVKNGTIKKHSKPINECQNYIFTHLYGDITLTILAEIVTLNPSYLSSLFKKEVGISLNEYIQCAKVDESKKLMTYTRHSISEISTLLNFHDQSHFTKIFKKHTGISPKQFKNGCNY from the coding sequence ATGAGTTGCTCCAAACTAGAGGATTTATATTATATTTGTAAACTAATCTTTGACGTACATAAAACACCTATCTATTTTCTTAATAACAAAGGAGATTTAGTATTTGAAATCTCGTCCAATATTCAGCATAACCCTATGTATTCTTCAAAAGAGGCGATACTTAATGAACTATTTAAGGAACAGCCCCCCTTTACTTTTCCGTCATTAGAAGAGACAGCCTTTCTTGAAAATTTTTTCGCAATTAATTTGCGTTTGAACGACCAAATTAGTGGGAATATCATTGTTGGACCCGTACTTTATTCCAGGCTATCAGAAACATCAATTAAAGGTATCGTTAATGATCTTCAACTAAAAATAGACAAAGAAGAAATGATTCGATATTATCGTTCTCTACCCGTATTAAATAATTTGAGTTTTTTAAATATAAGTTTAGTGCTTTATTACATGCTGTATCAAAAACAGTTGAACATAGCAGATGTTCTGCAAAAAAACATGCTTGTAAAAAAGGTGGAATTTAAAATTGAACAGCCCGAAATACATATATCGGAGCAACGACAAAGTACATTAACTCATATCGATCCACTAGCTGAGAGGAAAATATTTGAATGTATTAAGCAAGGGAAAAAGGAGGATTTAATTAAAAATCTAAGGAGATTACCTGAATCAGGAGAGCTTGGGGTGTTATCAAAGACAAGTCACCTGCGAAGCCAAAAAAATTCTGCCATTGCAGCTATTACACTTGCAACTAGATCTGCTATAGAAGGAGGACTTTTCCCTGAAATCGCATATACTCTTAGTGATTTATTTATACAAAAACTCGAAGAAATACATAAAAATGAAGCCATTTCCCCTTTTTTGGAGAATGCTTTACTTGAGTTTGCAGAACGTGTCAAAAATGGGACTATAAAAAAACATTCCAAACCTATAAACGAATGCCAAAATTATATATTTACTCATCTTTATGGTGATATTACGCTAACTATCCTTGCAGAAATAGTCACATTAAACCCTAGTTATCTATCTTCCCTTTTCAAAAAAGAAGTTGGAATTTCTCTAAATGAATATATTCAGTGTGCCAAAGTAGATGAGTCAAAAAAGTTAATGACTTATACGAGACATTCTATATCCGAAATTTCTACATTATTAAATTTTCACGACCAAAGTCATTTTACAAAGATCTTTAAAAAACATACTGGTATTTCACCTAAACAATTTAAAAATGGATGCAACTATTAA
- a CDS encoding nucleoside transporter C-terminal domain-containing protein, translating into MHFILNMLGIFVVILIVFLCSPNKKQIKWRPIVILIILELFITWFMLGTKLGSIIINKIASFFSWLLSCANEGIRFAFPSAMENQTVDFFFSALLPIIFVITFFDILSYFGVLTWIIDKVGAIISKISRLPKLESFFSIQMMFLGNTEALAVVRDQLSVLKENRLLTFGIMSMSSVSGSILGAYLSMVPATYIFSAIPLNCINALILANVLNPIEVTKEEDVIYKPSKNEKKDFFSTISNSMLVGMNMVIVILAMVIGYVALTACLNGILSFFVTGLTIQKIFSIIFSPFAFLLGLTGKDAMYVAELMGIKITTNEFVAMMDLKSNLKSLQPHTIAVATTFLASFANFSTVGMIYGTYNSLFGGEKSSIIGKNVWKLLVSGMAVSLLSAMLVGLFVW; encoded by the coding sequence ATGCATTTCATATTAAATATGTTAGGGATTTTTGTTGTAATATTAATCGTTTTTCTATGTTCGCCTAATAAAAAACAAATAAAATGGAGACCAATCGTTATTCTAATAATATTGGAGCTTTTTATTACGTGGTTTATGTTAGGCACCAAATTGGGCAGTATTATCATTAATAAAATTGCGTCATTTTTCAGTTGGCTACTTTCATGTGCGAATGAAGGTATTCGATTTGCATTTCCTTCAGCTATGGAAAATCAAACAGTTGATTTCTTCTTTAGCGCCTTACTTCCTATCATTTTTGTTATCACTTTTTTTGATATCCTTTCTTATTTTGGAGTCTTAACTTGGATTATTGATAAAGTAGGTGCAATTATTTCAAAGATTTCTCGTTTACCAAAGTTAGAAAGCTTCTTTTCCATTCAAATGATGTTTTTAGGAAATACGGAAGCACTTGCAGTTGTTCGTGATCAATTATCTGTGTTAAAAGAAAATCGTTTATTGACTTTTGGAATTATGAGTATGAGTAGTGTCAGCGGATCCATTCTTGGTGCTTATCTATCAATGGTTCCAGCAACATATATTTTCAGCGCTATTCCTTTAAACTGTATTAACGCATTAATTTTAGCCAATGTTTTAAATCCTATTGAAGTTACTAAAGAAGAAGATGTTATTTATAAACCTTCAAAAAATGAAAAAAAAGATTTCTTTTCTACTATTTCTAACAGTATGTTAGTCGGAATGAATATGGTTATCGTTATTTTAGCTATGGTAATTGGATATGTAGCTTTAACAGCATGTTTAAATGGTATTTTAAGCTTTTTTGTAACAGGTTTAACAATTCAAAAAATCTTCTCTATTATCTTTAGTCCCTTTGCTTTTTTACTCGGTTTAACAGGCAAAGATGCTATGTATGTAGCTGAATTAATGGGGATAAAAATAACAACGAATGAATTTGTTGCAATGATGGATTTAAAATCAAACCTAAAGTCTTTACAACCACATACAATTGCAGTTGCCACAACATTTCTAGCTTCTTTTGCAAACTTTAGTACAGTAGGTATGATTTATGGAACTTACAATTCATTATTTGGCGGGGAAAAATCATCCATAATCGGTAAGAATGTTTGGAAGCTTCTTGTTAGCGGAATGGCTGTTTCCTTATTAAGTGCTATGCTTGTGGGGCTTTTTGTGTGGTAA
- a CDS encoding glutamate-5-semialdehyde dehydrogenase, translated as MNEVLAKGQKAKKIARELVLKSTNQKNEALAAIADQLIVETAYILEENKQDIEEGKAKGFSDSLLDRLMLNEQRIIDMTEGIKQLIDLRDPVGECVSAWERPNGLSIQEMRVPLGVVGMIYEARPNVTVDAATICLKTGNAVILRGSSSAIHSNKAIVSVIHRALKQTSLPSESVQLIEDTTRDSAKQLFTLNEYLDVLIPRGGKQLIDTVVREASVPVLETGAGNCHIFIDETADKQMAFDIIINAKTQRPSVCNAIETIILHENWAQQFGSELFSSLKERGVELRGDNKALTIDSSIVLASEEDWETEFLSLTLAVKVVSTVEEAIHHINTYGSMHSEAIITENEENVSKFFTSVDAAALYHNASTRFTDGSEFGFGAEIGISTQKLHVRGPMGLPALTSTKYVIRGNGQIRR; from the coding sequence ATGAATGAAGTGTTAGCAAAGGGACAAAAAGCGAAAAAAATCGCTAGAGAACTTGTGCTTAAATCTACAAATCAAAAAAACGAAGCACTTGCTGCGATTGCTGATCAGCTGATAGTAGAAACAGCTTATATTTTAGAGGAAAACAAACAGGATATCGAAGAAGGTAAGGCAAAAGGATTTTCTGACTCTCTTCTTGATCGTCTTATGCTGAATGAACAGCGTATCATTGATATGACTGAAGGTATTAAGCAACTAATTGATTTACGTGATCCTGTTGGAGAATGTGTAAGTGCATGGGAACGACCAAATGGATTATCTATTCAGGAGATGCGAGTACCACTTGGTGTTGTCGGCATGATTTACGAGGCAAGGCCGAATGTAACAGTGGATGCTGCTACAATTTGCTTAAAAACAGGAAACGCAGTAATACTACGTGGTAGTTCTTCTGCTATTCATTCTAACAAAGCCATCGTTAGCGTGATTCACCGGGCGCTCAAACAAACAAGCTTGCCTTCAGAAAGTGTACAGCTCATAGAAGATACAACGCGCGATAGTGCAAAGCAGTTGTTTACATTGAATGAGTACTTGGATGTTCTTATCCCAAGAGGCGGGAAGCAGTTAATAGATACTGTAGTGAGAGAAGCATCTGTTCCAGTACTTGAAACAGGTGCGGGAAATTGTCATATTTTCATTGATGAAACAGCGGATAAACAAATGGCATTTGATATTATTATAAACGCAAAAACGCAGCGTCCATCTGTATGTAATGCAATTGAAACGATTATACTTCATGAGAATTGGGCGCAGCAATTTGGTAGCGAGCTGTTTTCTTCCTTGAAGGAAAGAGGCGTGGAGCTACGTGGTGATAATAAAGCATTGACAATTGATTCTTCTATTGTATTAGCTTCGGAAGAAGACTGGGAAACGGAATTTTTATCTCTCACGCTGGCAGTTAAAGTGGTTTCCACTGTAGAAGAAGCGATTCATCATATAAATACGTATGGATCCATGCATTCCGAAGCGATTATTACAGAGAACGAGGAAAATGTCAGCAAGTTTTTCACATCTGTTGATGCCGCAGCACTCTACCATAATGCATCGACTCGTTTTACAGATGGATCTGAATTCGGCTTCGGCGCAGAAATTGGCATCAGTACGCAAAAGCTACACGTAAGGGGACCAATGGGGCTACCTGCATTGACTTCCACAAAATATGTGATTCGTGGAAATGGACAAATTCGAAGATAA
- the proB gene encoding glutamate 5-kinase: MRKQRIVVKIGSSSLAASHGGICKEQLSDHVAALARLKEEGHEVLLITSGAVAAGFSALGYPSRPVTIKGKQAAAAVGQSLLMQAYTEEFRKYGIVTAQLLLTRSDFSRKEQYSNAYATLGELLNRSALPIINENDSISLEELTFGDNDMLSALVSGLVSADMLMIFTDVNGLYDKNPQKNADAKKYYFLPEVTEEIASLAGDAGSKLGTGGMKSKIDAAKTALSLGVSVFIGTGCGQEKFLDVMKGKGDGTYIGNAPQKVIKMNKQWIALHSLVSGQIEVDAGAAAAIIQHGKSLLPAGVTNVSGFFKVGEVVEVITQQGRVIGKGQCTYSAQELKNLKGMQSQDIQARGERHSYEVIHRDNWVSF, from the coding sequence GTGAGAAAGCAAAGAATTGTTGTAAAGATTGGGAGTAGTTCCTTGGCAGCGAGTCATGGAGGCATCTGTAAAGAACAACTTTCAGATCACGTTGCTGCATTGGCACGATTGAAAGAGGAAGGGCATGAAGTTTTACTAATTACATCCGGGGCAGTCGCTGCAGGTTTTTCTGCTCTAGGGTATCCTAGCAGGCCTGTGACAATTAAAGGGAAACAGGCTGCTGCCGCTGTCGGACAAAGTTTATTAATGCAGGCATACACGGAGGAATTCCGTAAATATGGTATCGTTACTGCACAACTTTTACTAACGAGAAGTGATTTTTCTAGAAAAGAACAATACAGTAACGCTTACGCTACTTTAGGAGAGCTACTAAACCGTTCTGCTCTTCCTATAATCAATGAAAATGATTCCATTTCTTTAGAAGAGTTGACGTTCGGAGATAATGATATGCTGTCAGCTTTAGTAAGCGGACTTGTGTCGGCAGATATGCTCATGATTTTTACCGATGTGAACGGATTGTATGACAAAAATCCTCAGAAAAATGCGGATGCGAAAAAATATTATTTCCTTCCTGAGGTTACAGAAGAAATTGCTTCTCTTGCAGGAGATGCTGGCTCAAAACTTGGGACTGGCGGTATGAAATCAAAAATCGATGCTGCAAAGACGGCATTGTCTCTTGGGGTGAGTGTATTTATCGGAACGGGATGTGGACAGGAGAAGTTTTTAGATGTTATGAAGGGCAAAGGTGATGGAACATATATAGGGAATGCTCCTCAAAAAGTGATTAAGATGAACAAGCAATGGATCGCACTACATTCGCTTGTTAGCGGACAAATTGAAGTAGATGCCGGGGCAGCCGCTGCCATCATTCAACATGGAAAGAGTCTTCTTCCTGCTGGTGTTACTAATGTGTCAGGATTTTTCAAAGTCGGGGAAGTTGTGGAGGTAATCACGCAACAGGGACGCGTAATAGGGAAAGGCCAATGCACATATAGTGCACAGGAACTAAAAAATCTAAAAGGTATGCAGAGCCAGGATATTCAAGCAAGAGGGGAAAGGCATAGTTATGAAGTTATCCATAGGGATAATTGGGTTTCATTTTAA
- the proC gene encoding pyrroline-5-carboxylate reductase — protein sequence MDKQIGFIGCGNMGMAIIGGMLNKNIVSSNKIICSDLNTTNLKNASEKYGLTTTTDNNEVAKNADILILSIKPDLYASIINEIKEVIKNDVIVVTIAAGKSIKSTEDAFHKKLRVVRVMPNTPALVGEGMSALCPNEMVTEKDLEDVLIIFNSFGQTEIVSEKLMDVVTSVSGSSPAYVYMLIEAMADAAVLDGMPRNQAYKFAAQAVLGSAKMVLETGIHPGELKDMVCSPGGTTIEAVAILEEKGLRTAIISAMQRCTQKSVELSRQTKE from the coding sequence ATGGACAAACAAATTGGATTCATCGGATGTGGAAATATGGGGATGGCTATAATTGGCGGGATGCTAAACAAAAATATAGTGTCTTCAAATAAAATCATTTGTTCAGATTTAAACACTACGAATTTAAAAAATGCCAGTGAAAAATACGGGCTAACTACAACTACTGACAACAATGAAGTAGCTAAAAATGCTGATATTTTAATTTTATCAATTAAACCAGACCTATACGCATCAATAATTAACGAAATAAAAGAAGTGATAAAAAACGATGTTATCGTCGTAACGATCGCTGCAGGAAAAAGCATCAAAAGTACTGAGGATGCTTTTCATAAAAAGTTAAGGGTTGTAAGAGTAATGCCTAATACACCTGCTCTTGTTGGAGAAGGAATGTCTGCGCTATGCCCTAATGAAATGGTGACAGAAAAAGATTTAGAAGATGTACTAATCATTTTCAATAGTTTTGGTCAAACAGAGATCGTAAGTGAAAAATTAATGGATGTTGTAACATCTGTAAGTGGTTCTTCGCCAGCATATGTATATATGCTTATAGAAGCGATGGCAGATGCAGCTGTATTAGATGGTATGCCAAGAAATCAAGCATATAAATTCGCAGCTCAAGCTGTGTTAGGCTCTGCAAAAATGGTGCTAGAAACAGGAATACATCCAGGTGAATTGAAAGATATGGTTTGTTCCCCTGGCGGAACAACTATAGAAGCTGTAGCAATATTAGAGGAAAAAGGCTTACGAACAGCAATCATTTCAGCTATGCAGCGTTGTACGCAAAAGTCTGTTGAACTATCTAGGCAAACTAAAGAGTAA
- a CDS encoding fatty acid desaturase, with protein MTLQNTKNLKKQVAPFEKSTAKKSVWQIINTVVPFIILWYLAYKSLSVSYWLALVPSLLAAGFMTRVFIIFHDCTHHSFFKSRRVNRIVGTCMGVLTLFPFDQWGHEHSVHHATSGNLDKRGTGDIWTLTVNEYLAAPFRLRLAYRLYRNPFVMFGLGPIYVFLLKNRFNRKGARKKERMNTYLTNVLIVALVGLLCWAIGWQSFLLVHGSIFLIAGSIGIWLFYVQHTFEDSYFEEDKDWEYVKAAVEGSSFYKLPKILQFLTGNIGFHHVHHLSPRVPNYKLEEAHNNTLPLKNVPTITLATSLRSIRFRLWDEQSNNFVSFKDVKNLVKNNVSIPVKSEL; from the coding sequence ATGACATTACAAAATACTAAAAATTTAAAAAAACAAGTTGCTCCTTTTGAAAAATCAACGGCAAAAAAAAGTGTTTGGCAAATCATCAATACGGTAGTGCCATTTATTATCTTATGGTACCTTGCTTATAAAAGCCTGTCCGTTTCTTATTGGTTAGCATTAGTTCCATCTCTGTTAGCCGCTGGATTTATGACACGGGTTTTCATTATTTTTCATGATTGTACCCATCATTCTTTTTTTAAAAGTCGTCGTGTAAATAGAATAGTAGGGACATGTATGGGTGTTTTAACTTTATTCCCGTTTGATCAATGGGGGCATGAGCATTCCGTTCATCACGCTACAAGTGGTAATTTGGATAAGCGAGGTACAGGAGATATTTGGACCCTTACAGTGAATGAATATTTGGCAGCGCCATTTAGACTCCGTTTAGCATATCGTTTATATCGCAATCCATTCGTTATGTTTGGATTAGGTCCGATTTATGTTTTCCTACTTAAAAATAGATTTAACCGAAAAGGTGCTAGAAAGAAGGAACGCATGAACACCTATTTGACGAATGTTTTAATTGTTGCTTTAGTAGGATTACTTTGCTGGGCAATTGGATGGCAATCGTTTCTTTTAGTACATGGTTCCATATTCTTAATAGCAGGTTCAATAGGTATTTGGCTGTTTTACGTACAGCACACATTCGAGGATTCTTATTTTGAAGAAGATAAAGATTGGGAATATGTGAAAGCGGCAGTAGAAGGAAGTTCATTTTATAAACTTCCCAAAATCCTGCAATTTCTAACTGGTAATATTGGATTTCATCATGTTCACCATTTAAGTCCAAGAGTACCTAACTATAAACTAGAAGAGGCACACAATAATACGCTTCCTTTAAAAAATGTACCAACGATTACTCTTGCTACAAGTTTGCGTTCAATTCGTTTCCGTCTATGGGATGAACAAAGTAACAATTTTGTTAGCTTTAAAGACGTTAAAAATTTAGTGAAAAACAATGTTTCTATTCCAGTAAAATCAGAACTATAA
- a CDS encoding undecaprenyl-diphosphatase has protein sequence MSFSQFNIDIFRAINDLGKQYSFLNSAMVFLAEYMVYIFGLIIIAYWFTGSRKSRMMVIQAMVAFVIAEVIGKIAGKFHLNYQPFAVLPDVNKLVDHAVDNSFPSDHTILFFSICFSFLLVRKKTGWLWIILAFCVAISRIWVGVHYPFDVVIGALIGCVSALFSYWLVPKFSFIKQLLTLYERVEKHVLPSKNKSTGF, from the coding sequence ATGTCTTTTTCTCAATTCAATATTGATATTTTTCGAGCAATTAATGATTTAGGTAAACAATATTCATTCCTAAACTCAGCCATGGTATTTTTGGCAGAATATATGGTATATATTTTTGGTTTAATTATTATAGCTTATTGGTTTACCGGGTCCAGAAAAAGTAGGATGATGGTTATTCAAGCGATGGTTGCTTTTGTGATTGCTGAGGTGATTGGAAAAATAGCAGGGAAATTTCATTTGAATTATCAACCGTTTGCAGTATTGCCTGATGTTAATAAACTTGTCGACCATGCTGTAGATAATTCATTTCCTAGTGACCATACGATTCTCTTTTTTTCGATTTGTTTTTCGTTTTTGCTTGTTCGTAAAAAGACTGGATGGTTATGGATTATACTTGCATTTTGTGTAGCGATCTCTCGTATTTGGGTAGGGGTTCATTATCCTTTTGATGTTGTAATAGGGGCTTTAATAGGATGTGTTTCAGCGTTATTTTCGTATTGGTTAGTACCGAAATTTTCTTTTATCAAGCAATTGCTTACTCTATATGAAAGAGTAGAGAAACATGTTTTACCATCCAAAAACAAATCAACGGGATTTTGA
- a CDS encoding ABC transporter ATP-binding protein: MAQLSFKNIYKKYDHDVTIVKDFNLEVNDGEFIVLVGPSGCGKSTTLRMIAGLEEISEGDFYIDGKRVNDVTPKDRDIAMVFQNYALYPHMSVYENMAFGLKLRKYSKEEIDQRVQHAAKILGLEQYLSRKPKALSGGQRQRVALGRAIVRNAKVFLMDEPLSNLDAKLRVQMRAEITKLHRQLQTTSVYVTHDQIEAMTMATRLVVLKDGIIQQVGTPKEVYDNPENVFVGGFIGSPGMNFFKGVLTDNAVMIDKWKIEVPEEKMKGLRNKGYTNKEIIIGIRPEDFYYGKEIEYLPYNAKVTVCIDVAELMGAETYLYSNINGQSFVARVDTSLDVQSQSNIDLGLNMDKVHYFDSETEKRIVL, encoded by the coding sequence ATGGCTCAACTATCATTCAAAAACATTTACAAAAAATATGATCATGATGTGACAATCGTAAAAGATTTTAACCTAGAAGTAAATGATGGAGAATTTATCGTTTTGGTTGGCCCTTCAGGGTGTGGGAAATCTACAACATTACGTATGATTGCAGGACTTGAGGAGATTTCAGAGGGCGACTTTTATATTGATGGAAAGCGTGTAAATGATGTTACACCGAAAGATAGAGATATTGCAATGGTATTTCAAAACTATGCACTTTATCCGCATATGAGTGTGTATGAAAACATGGCGTTTGGATTAAAACTACGAAAATATAGTAAAGAAGAAATTGACCAGCGTGTGCAACATGCAGCAAAAATTCTTGGACTTGAGCAGTATTTAAGCCGAAAGCCAAAAGCACTTTCAGGTGGGCAACGTCAGCGTGTTGCCTTAGGCCGAGCGATTGTTCGAAATGCAAAGGTATTTTTAATGGACGAGCCTTTATCAAACTTAGATGCGAAGTTGCGTGTTCAAATGCGTGCTGAGATTACAAAATTACACAGGCAGCTGCAAACGACATCTGTATATGTCACGCATGATCAAATTGAAGCTATGACGATGGCGACGCGCTTGGTTGTACTAAAAGATGGGATTATACAGCAAGTCGGTACACCGAAAGAAGTGTATGATAATCCAGAGAATGTATTTGTCGGCGGATTCATTGGCTCTCCTGGAATGAATTTTTTCAAAGGAGTATTAACAGATAATGCAGTTATGATTGATAAGTGGAAAATTGAAGTGCCAGAAGAGAAGATGAAAGGCTTGCGAAATAAGGGCTATACGAATAAAGAAATCATAATAGGAATACGTCCAGAAGACTTTTATTATGGAAAAGAAATCGAGTATTTACCATATAACGCAAAAGTAACGGTATGTATTGATGTAGCAGAATTAATGGGGGCAGAAACATATCTATATTCTAACATTAATGGACAATCCTTTGTTGCACGTGTGGACACATCTTTAGATGTGCAAAGTCAATCTAATATAGATCTAGGTTTAAACATGGACAAAGTGCATTACTTTGATTCAGAAACTGAGAAACGAATTGTTTTATAG